AGCAGAAGTTCAATATGCTATCATCGTTACGCAGTCAATAAAACCCACTTCATCCTGTTGCTGCGTAGATGTACGGGAATTGGCTCGAATGTTTTTCAATGTCAACGACACTCGAAGGAGATAAGGTGGCTGGCTATGTTTGTGAACTGCGCCATCGTTTGCTAAAATAGGCTCCAATTGAACTCCCTGGAATGTGGTGTAATACACGTCTTGTTGATGCAGGTGTAACAAAAACCTGATCTCGCGGTGTAACCTGAGGCGTAAATTCTTGGTTTCGGAGATTAtttcagaataaaaaaaagacagtAGAGTAGCAGTAGTTTTCACATTGATAATATATAATTTTCACCAAATTAGTTTTGTCAGTTTTTGAGTGCTTCACTGCTTAATGTATACCATTACTTCAATGTTCCTGCGATCGCGGTTTCGCATCGAAAGTATACGAAAAAGGAGTTGTCTCAGTGTAATCGTGTGAAGGgggatatttatttttacgcGATTCGTATTGTTTTGGGTTATGCTTATCCACAGTGCTGCATTTACTTCATCGCACGCGATACGTCCGACCTTGGTCTAGAAAAAGCAACGTTGTTGGTCTTTTTAGATTCGGGAATTATCTGCTTCTGCTTCGATGCAATGACAGGTTTCACTCGGGGGCTCGATCCTTTAAGGCTTAGATCGCGCATGTGATGTGGCAGGCAAGGCTTTTGCGTCGTTTTGTTTCTCTGTTTACATATTTCCCACACCTACCATCTGCGTACACGCAGAAGGTTCTGGAGTTAATAAACTGCATCATTCGTTTAATCTATCTGCACCTGACATCCAGGGCGTGGAATTGtgcgaaatgtgtttttgaaaGATCTGTTCACTTTTTCTCTCGACCAAACGCCTTTTTCCTCCAATAAGCAATGCATTCCTGCTTCCGTTCTTGAATAGGCAGAGTTGGAAAAGCATATAAGGAAAACTTTGAATTAATCTAACGGCAAAGACGTTGTTTACATCATACTCGAGCGCATAGCCTTCACAAGGTCAAAGCtatccaaacaaacaaacaaaattcgTATCAGTCAGTGCATGGAAGAACCTTCCAACATAGAGTCACATCacaatattttacaaacaGAGACAGAcataatttacaacaaaaaggTTACACCAACCAATCTTGGGGGGAAACGCGGTATCCGAAGCAGCGCAAACGCTTTGGAAACACGtaaactaaaacaataccTTAACACTCTTCGCGGCCGATCCGGCCCCATTCGGCGAGCTCATAAATGTGGGAATGGAAATCAAATCGAGcgtatagaaaaaaaagcgaaaaatcgCGTTTCCTCATAAAAAATAGAGGAAATGCGACAAGAGAACAAACGGTTTCATCGCAATTTGGCTGGCAAATCGATCGGTTGCGAGATCGATCGCCCCGCTTATGCTATACGAATCGACTGAATGATCTGGAATATCGCCGAACCGCACACGACAAAGATGAACAGCGCCAGCAGCCACGGTCCAACCGGATACTTTTCCTCGGTGTTCTTCGACGATTTGGGCACGTTGCCACGCATCGTGATGTTCTTGCTTGCCTTCTCGTTGGCAATGCGGATCCGCTGCTGTGGGGCCATCGTTCTGTTTTGCTGGTGAGGTGTTATCGGCTGTGAACACTACGAGAGAAGAGAGAACATGTGTCAGGAAATGCACCATTGCTAAGATGTGTGTTTACGATGATAACATACCTAAATCCGGAAATGTTGTATGCGTTGCTGAGGCGCTTTTGCTAACAGCAGTAGGCTATGGTTTGTATCTGTTGGAAAGCGTGAAGAAAGTGTAAAAGAATATGCTTTGTAGATTCGTTAAGCATACAAAAATGGTCACTATTAACTAAACTGCAACTAAATGATTCTTTCCACCATTCGCACTTTCCATTCGCATACCACGTAGTACACCCGCGCCTGTCGCTTATTGACTTTCTTGTTATGAAGAAAAAACTGATTCGACGTGGCGCACGTGTAGACTCGTTTTCAATGAAAGGTTTTTCACAAAAATACTTTAAACGACGGTTGTTTGATTACGTTCTGCGTAGGAagtaattaaatgtttttggaGAATGGCAATCCAGCCGATCGAGCGAAAGTGGGCTACCAGTTGGGTTGGGGAGGACGGAAACGGTTCCTTTGCTTACACACAAAAGATTGAGAACACTCGCGAAAGTTCGACTGAAGTGTTTGATTTCGGTAGCTCACCGAGTGGGATCACTTACTGAAACTGACTTGACGCCGGGACACTTCCAAGCAAATAGAGGTCGCAATTTTTTGGTCTAGGCTCTTGTTTCGTTGTGAAAATGCCGAAAATGAAACAAGCAAATGCGACGTGGCGACGaagaaaatacacacaccatGACACGTAGCTCTATGTGCACTGCGATGTATCTAGCGGTCTGATGCGCGTGACAGTTACGAATTAAAGCTGTAGTGTGAAAAATGCATTGTGGTTGCAATGCTTAACGAGTGTTACTGCATATACGATGCAAAGTAGTAAAATATCAAAGAAAATTGATgatcattttagttttcaGTATTTTCCAATGAATATTATAATAACTCCATCCCAAAACACATCCGCTCTATACACCTCGAACAACCTCTTCATACCAATTGGCATTCAAGCAAAAATGCCAGTTTGTTTCTCATTCAAGACAACACGGTACAGTGGAGTtctttttcctcattttctTTGGAAATTCAGGCCCCACAatcattttgttattttgctgcaagcaaaacaatgcatgATAATCAATTGGATTCATTAAATTCAATACATATTCTGCTCACAAAGAGCACCGATGGAAACTAACTGGTTTATCTAACTCTGAAAATAGAACACGGGGTGGCAATGTTTCATGCttggttgtttttaattgaGGAAGCTACCTTGAAAAGAAGTTATATTTGATACACCAGCGGATAGTTATTAAATAGAAAAAGTAAACTATGCAACACATCTATGATTGTTTAGCGCCCCGTGGTGGTGAACTTTTACAGGGAACCAGTAAAACGTTGTTAAACATAGGTACTGCTGGGTTCTTACCGGCTAAAACCTCCTCGTACCTTCACAACCGCTCCAAGATCGAAATAAATCCAGATTGAATGAAATGATAATGTTCAATTTTAGTCTACAAATTGGTTCATAAACAATACCCGGGAAACCCTCGAAGTGTTGCTGTCGGTTACTGATGTGATTACTATCGCTTGATgttactgttttgtttccgtCTGGCATATCACCTTAGTTAGGTTAATGTACGACTCCATCTACTTGTTAACCACCCCTTGagtatttgttttactttgtttacattcgatTCGACAAAACCTTGTGCACGAAGAGTATCCTGAAAAAATGATCAAATCGTTCCATAAGTTAAATCTACAAGTCAACAAATTTCTCAATATCACAACGGCCAATAACACAGTGATGGATATACACTTCATTTACGAGGTACAAGATCCTTCCAGGCAGCTtgtatttcttcctttttcgcaCTTGGCTTACATTAATCGAATCCTTGTCCTGGCAACTGGTCCGTCACaccggtggaaaattaatGACCATCCATAGCCATCGACCCGCTCTGGACCAGATCCATCGCAACCTTCCTTCATTTCAGCTTACGAACGCGGACGCTCCTTCTTCTCCTTGTACAGAGCCAACAGCGAAACGTTGGCCACCTTCACTACCTTGAAACGGACTCCGGGAATATCACCGACGGCGTGACCCTTACGACCGAAACCGGCAACTAGCACCTCGTCGTTCTCCTCGATGTAGTTCAGACAACCGTCCCGGGGCACGAATGCGGTGATCTTCTTGCCGTTCTTGATGAGCTGCACACGGACGCACTTGCGGATGGCGGAGTTGGGCTGCTTAGCTTCGACGCCGACCTTTTCCAGCACGATTCCCTTGGCGTGAGAGGCTCCGGCGAACGGGTTGGACTTCCAACGGGTACCCAAATGGGCCTTCTTGTAGTCCTTATCCGCCCAGCGCTGATCGCGCCGGTGTCGGATGTGTTTGCGGGCGGTACGAATTCCACGTGGTTTACCCATATTAAATGGCGTCTGAACCGAACGAAAACTTGCGACGAAAAGAGCTCGCAATGCGTTGACAGCAGCCAAAGGGAACCCGCTTTACGTTTATCGAAATGATGACAGCTTGACGGATGTCGCCCAAGGTAGCTAGGGGTCATTGGAGATGGTTTATATCGGGAAAtgtaaaaacatttttcccgAGATGGGGTACACGCAATTTCAAGATATGTGGTTTATTTCca
The Anopheles moucheti chromosome 2, idAnoMoucSN_F20_07, whole genome shotgun sequence genome window above contains:
- the LOC128298766 gene encoding 40S ribosomal protein S23, with translation MGKPRGIRTARKHIRHRRDQRWADKDYKKAHLGTRWKSNPFAGASHAKGIVLEKVGVEAKQPNSAIRKCVRVQLIKNGKKITAFVPRDGCLNYIEENDEVLVAGFGRKGHAVGDIPGVRFKVVKVANVSLLALYKEKKERPRS
- the LOC128298768 gene encoding stress-associated endoplasmic reticulum protein 2; its protein translation is MAPQQRIRIANEKASKNITMRGNVPKSSKNTEEKYPVGPWLLALFIFVVCGSAIFQIIQSIRIA